DNA from Paraburkholderia sp. PGU19:
GGGCGGCATGGGCGGGCTTGGGGCGGCGATCAGCAGGGCGTTGCACGATGCCGGCATCACCGTGGCCATGTCGTACTCGACACGCAACGATCACGTGGCGACGTGGCTGATGAAGGAACGTGATCAGGGTCGTCACTTTCACGCGTACGAAGCCGATGTCAGCGATTTCGATTCGTGCGAACGCTGCGCGAAGCGCGTACTCGATGAATTGAAGAAGGTGGATATCCTGATCAACAACGCCGGCATCACACGCGATATGACGTTCGCCCGCATGACCAAAGCGGATTGGGATGCCGTGCTGCGCACCGATCTCGATGGACTGTTCAACATGTCCAAGCAGTTTCTGCCAGGGATGATCGAGCGCGGCTATGGACGTATCATCAACGTCAGTTCGGTGAATGGTTCGCGGGGCGCGTTCGGACAGGTTAATTATTCGGCTGCGAAGTCTGGCGTGCATGGCTTCACGAAGTCGTTGGCGCTGGAAGTCGCGAAGCGCGGCATCACCGTGAACACCGTGTCGCCGGGTTATCTGGCAACGGCGATGGTTCAGGCCGTTCCTCACGACATCATGGAATCAAAGATTCTGCCGCAGATACCCGTTGGGCGGCTCGGACGCCCGGAAGAGATCGCAGCACTCGTGGCGTTTCTCTGCTCCGATGAAGCGGCGTTCATGACGGGCGCCAATCTCGCGATAAACGGCGGCATGCACATGGAGTGAATCCGGCGTTGCCGTTATCGCCGATCACCGCCACGACCCATGGAGACCAACGTGTCAGAACCTCGCAGCACGATACTCGTGGTGTACTACTCGCGCACCGGCACGACGCGTCGAATCGCGGAGATGCTGGCGGCGGAACTGGGCGCCGATATCGAGCCTATCTGTGAGCAGGGTGCGAACGTGTCGCGCGCCGGGTCGCGCGGCTACCTGCGTTCGCTGATCGACGCGCTGTGCCGGCGTCGGGTCAGGATCACGCCTGCGATGCATGATCCGTCGTGCTATGAAATGGTCGTGGTGGGTTCTCCTGTGTGGGCGAGTCACGCTTCGGCTCCCGCGTTGGCATGGCTCGCGGAACACGGCGAGCAGATCCGGCACGTCGCGCTGTTCTGCTGTCTGGGCGGCCGCGGTGCGGGGCCGGCGTTGCAGCAGCTGGCCGGCGCGGCGCGAAAAACGCCTGTGGCAACCTGTGCGATCACGACGCATGACTTGCATGAACGTCTTGATGGCGACCTGCGTCAGAGCTTCGCGCGGAAAATCAGGCACAAGCTGGCGACCCGGCTGGAAACGGAATGGGGTGTTTGAAAGGGTGAAGGACGGCACGTGTCGAGCAGTATGGGACAAGGACAGGCGTCGCGGATTCCTGCGCCACGCCTGTCCTGTCCCGCGCGCCGCGCTAGTCGAGCGCCAGCACGACGCGCCCGTCGACGGTTCCCTCACGCAATTGCCCGAGCACGTTGTTGATGTTCTCGAGGCGATCGCGCTGGATATGTGCGCGAACGCTGCCTTGCGCGGCGAAATCGAGCGACTCCTGCAAATCGCGTCGTGTGCCGACAATCGATCCGCGCACCGTAATGCCATTGAGCACGGTCGAGAAGATCGGTAACGGAAAGTCGCCGGGCGGCAGGCCGTTCAACGCGACCGTTCCCCCACGCCGCACCATGCCGAGTGCCTGTGCAAAGGCGCTTCGCGATACGGCTGTCACCAGCACGCCGTGCGCTCCACCGATTTCCTTTTGAATAGTGGCCGCGGGGTCCGTGGTGTTCGCATTGATCGTCAGCTTCGCACCCAGTTTGCGTGCGAGCGCCAGTTTCTCGTCGGAGATGTCGACGGCGACGACGTGCAGGCCCATCGCGATCGCATACTGCACGGCCACGTGACCCAAGCCGCCAATGCCTGAGATGGATAACCACTGGCCAGGGCGCGTGTCCGTCACGCGGATGCCTTTATACACCGTGACACCGGCGCAGAGAATCGGCGCGATTTCGTCGAATGCGATGTTATCGGGCAGATGTCCGACGTAGTTCGGATCGGCGAGCACGTATTCCGCATATCCGCCGTTGACCGAGTAGCCGGTGTTTTGCTGGTCGTGACACAGCGTTTCCCAGCCGCTCAGGCAATGCTCGCAGTAGCCGCAGGCCGTATAGAGCCAGGGCACGCCCACGCGGTCGCCTTCCTTGACGTTCCTCACGCCGCTGCCGACCTCGGCGACATAGCCCACGCCCTCATGACCAGGAATGAACGGCAAGGACGGCTTGACGGGCCAGTCTCCGTCGGCGGCATGCAGATCGGTATGACACACGCCGGACGCCTTGATGTTGACCAGAATCTGGCCCGGCCCGACTTCGGGAACCGGGACTTCCTCGATACTCAGCGGCGCACCGAATTGATGGACGACGGCGGCCTTCATGTAACGCGTCATGTGATCCTCCTTCATAAAGTCACTGCTACAACATGGATCGATAATACTAGTAGCGGCTGGCACGCGGCACGAAGGCGCGTCGTGCGCTCAAACCGCGCTAGACGCGCAGCGAGCCGCGAAATGCACCGAAGTCCGTGCGTGAAGGGCGACGCGCGGGCGAACGGTCGAGGGGCTGGTCTGCATTGGCATGAAACGCTTGCGCGAAGTTGAATAGAATGGACTTCGTCATCGTGCATTGCTCGTGTGAGCCCCATCCTGTCGAGAGTAGAACGGTTGGCGCTCTGTCCGTTGATCCCTGTCAACCCGTTCACGAATAGAACCGGTTTCCAGCGGTATTCGAGGGAATCGGAGGCTCTTTGACCAGGATCAGTTGTGACACGTCGCGGGCCGTTATCTTGAAGGGGTTCATGAATTCGCTGCGGAGCAGAAAACGTGTCGATCCAGCATGGTCAACCCGACGAACTGAACGGACAAGCCGTCGCGGCTGATGAGATCACTTACGAGATCGTCGACCTCGCGACGACAGCAGCACGGGCGCCACTGCAATTGGGCGCGCAGGGGGCGTGATGGCACGGATGAACATCGGGCTGTGCATCGCTCTCGTCGGTTTGGCATGGCTTGCTGCGTGCGCAACGGCCTCGCGCGACACGGCGTTCCGTGCCGAAGAAGTCGAACTCTTCCATGCTCGCCAGGAAGCGAGCATTGTCTGCACCACGGCGCCCGCCTGCGACGAAGCGTGGGCGCGCACGAGAACGTTCATCGCAGCGCATTCGGCGACGCGGATCGTGCAGGCCGACGATGCCGTGATTCAGACCGCGTTTCCGCATGCGTTCGGCTATGTCTATCTGGCCGCGTCGAAAGACGCCGACGGCAACGGCGGGGCGGCCATCCGGCTGAAGGCGATGTGCCGCGGAATGTACGACAGCGACGGTAATGCCGGGCTGCTGTATGCGACATGCGCAAAGTCGGTCATTTCGGTGGAGGCGGGTTTCAGGGCGTGGCTGGAGAAGCGGGGCGAATGATCCCAGTTCTGCCGAAACCAACGTTTCGCGGGCGCCGCCCGCCTTCGCCCGCGATGGGCACACGGCTGTTTCGCAGTTGGGGCGCGACAGGGGCTCCTGATCTGAATCAAGCGATGCATCGGGGCATGGGATAGGCTCACAGATAGGCTCACAAACAGCGACACCGGGATGTTGCTGGCACGCCAGCCTGAAGGCGGCGGCACCCGATGTCAGACAGCGTTATTTCTCACTTTTTTGCGCGATGGTTAGCGGCCTCGACTTTTTCACGATCGGCGGCGCGGATTCGCATGACGGTGCGCGCGCCGTTCACGCGTGGCGCGTTATCCGCTGGCTTCTGTGCGGATGGAGCCTGCTTGCCATCCCCGCGTTCTATGGCGAACTCACGGCGACTTCACCGGGCGCGCTGGCGATTGCGCGAAGCCTGTACCTGTGCATGTTCGCCGGCTTCGCAATCTGCCTGCTGTGGATGTTTCACGCGAGCAGGAAGCCTAAGGCATGGCTCGCGCACAATCGCCTCGACGTGACGATCATGATCGGCGCCGCATTCAGCGCAGGGTGGGGAGCGCCGCCCTGGCAGACGGTCGAATGGGTATTGCGTCTGCTCTTCGCGAGCCTCGTTGCGATCCGCATCGTCCTGTCGTTGAAAGGTTATTTCGCACCCAACCGGCTCATCGGTCTGCTGATCGCGGGTGCCGCCGTGCTCGCCATGGCGGGCGCGGGATTCCTCTGGCTCGAACCGAGGGTCCACAACTACGCCGAGGGTCTCTGGCTCGCGTTCGAAAGCAGCGCGACGGTCGGTTATGGGGATATCGCGCCGACCACGCCCGCATCGCGCGTGTTTGCCGTGTTCGTCGTATTGCTGGGGTACGGCATGCTCTCGCTGGTCTTTGCCAGCATTGCGGCCACGTTGATCGGCAAGGAGGAACGGGCGCTGCGCCACGAAATGCACCGCGACATCAAACATCTGAACGCAGAAATTGATCAACTGCGCGCAGAGCTGCGGGCATTGCGCGAGAGCCTGGTTCCATCAGGCGATGCGATCACTGAAGCAGAAGCGCGCCATCCCGCACTGCGAGATAAGCACTGAACAAGAAGTGGCGCAACGGTCTTCATTCGTCGTCGCGCCGGATGAACCGTTCACACGCCGCGAAACTGCGGAACAGGACGACGCGTGTTGCCGTGTGCCCGGTGCGATAACCGTAGCTTCGGTATCGACTCTAAACCGCGCTTCCCCCTTGTCGCTTGAGGCACATCAAGACCTGGGTTTCGCGCTGGCTTCAGCGTGGCGCGGATAAGGACGTGCACCACGACGACCGTTGATTCAGGTCAATCCCGCAGCCGCTCCAGCATCGAATATAGAAACATCCATGGCGCACACGCCAGCAACGGCATGAGACACGCGATGAACGGAAAAATGGCAAGTGAAACAGAATCGGTCGCGTTTAAACGGGTACTGATTGCCGCGGAAGGCGGCGCGGGCCTCGTCCCATTGACGCGCTTCGCGTTGCGATTTGCAGCGCAGGCCGCGCTGGTGCGGCTGGTCGATGTGATCTGCAACCCCGCCGCGCTCGTCCCAACCCTTCTCCTGTCATACCCGGACTGGAGCGAAGCCCATCGCGCGATGCTGCATGCAGCAAAGACACGTCTCGCTCAGGCTGCACATGAAGCCACAGAATTCGTTGCGCGGCCGGAAACCGATCTGATCGACCTCACCGAACTGCATCGTCAAGCGGCCGACGCGTTAGGCGACGCAGCCCGGAAATGGCACACGGACCTGATCGCCGTCGCTTCGCACCCACGCAGTCATCGTTGGGCGTGCAGGCTCGATCCCGAGGAACTCGTCGCCGTGTCGCATTGCCCGGTGCTGCATGTGCCGACCGCGTGCCTCGCGGGTGCAGACGCGGCCGTGGCGCGCGTGCTCGTGGCTGTCGACGGGTCGGACGCTTCCATGCTGGCGCTGCGTCTTGCGTCGCGGATCGTGCCCACGGGCGCCACGTTCAGGGTGATCTATGTGACGGACGGCCGCGCCCATCTGAGGGACCTGTTGCCGCGCGGCTTTTTCCGTCACGACGGCACGCGCGTGCTGGCCGCCGCCGAAGCAGTGATGAAGAGCGCTTCGCTCCCGGTAGAAGCCACAGTCGCCGAAACGGACCTCGAATATGACGACGTCGCCAGCGTCATTCTGCGCGAAGCGAGACAGTGGCGGGCCGACCTCGTGGTGATGTCGTCCAGCAGCCGACCGATGCTCCGGCATCCTCTGCCGGGACATGTCGTCGCGCACACACTGCGCGATGCCGAGTGTCCCGTGCTTATCTGTCCGCTCTTGACTGAGCAGGCGCTGCGTGCCGACACAAGAAGTGACGGCGGGCAGCCGGCGGAATCGGAGGGCGCCGTGTCGCCACCGCCCATGTTCCTTTGAATTGTGGTTCGTACTGTCATTTAGGAGGAGTTCACCATGTACAAGCGGATTATGGTTGCGCTGGACGGCAGCAAGTCGGGCGAGCGCGTGCTGGAAGAGGCTGTGAAAATGGCGAGTCTCACGCAGGGAACCATTCTCGCCGTCTATGTCGTCGACAAGACACCGCTGTTCGGCTATGCCGGATACTACGACCCGATCGCCCTTGTCGACGCCTTGCGCAAGGATGGCCGCGAGACGCTCCAGAACGCGGAGGCGGCATGCAAGGCAGCGGGCGTTGCATGCGAACCGGAACTGATCGAAACCGAGCGGCTTTCCGAAGACGTCGCCGAAACGCTTCGACATTACGCGGCGCGGACGCGCGTGGAACTGGCCGTGCTCGGCACGCATGGCCGTCGAGGCGTGCGCCGCGTCGTGCTTGGCAGCGTGGCCGAGCGCTTCGTCCGCTTTGCCGAGTGTCCCGTGTTGCTCGTGCGTGGCGCAGAGCCTGAGCACGAGGTCGGGACGGACGCCTGACGCGAGAGCGCGTCGACCTTGCCGGCAATGCAGGATCGTGCTCGCGCTACTGTGAGTAACGCAGATAGCGTTGCCGAACCGGCCGGAACGCATCTGCTTCGCGAGTCATCAATTCCTGTAACACCGCGGGTCCATCCCCGCGCCCGATCGCCTGCCACATTGCGTCTGAGCCGATCGCATCGCGCGTCGCGGCGATATCGAACGCCTGCGGATATAGGGTGTGCAGGGTTGCGACGATCGCCACGCCAAGACTGCCCGGCATGCGTCCGGATAGGGTCCGCGTGATGCGGATACCGTGACAGGGTTGGCCGCGATAGGTGGATTCGGTCGGCACGAAATCGACGGGTTCGAAGCGGGCGTCGTCGCGCGATCCGTTGAGGGCGGCAGCGAGCCTCGCGCCGTCGATCCACGGCGCGCCGACCCATTCGAACGGATGAGGCGTGCCGCGGCCGACGCTCACATTTGCACCTTCGAGCAGCGCGACGTCAGGATAAAGATCGAGCGCGGACAGCGTACGAAGGTTGGGCGAGATGGGCAGCCAACCGAGCCCCGTGTCCGCGAAACGCATCGATCGCAGGTAGCCTTCCATCGGCACGACACGCAGGTCCGCGCCGATATGGCGTGCGTCGTTGAACAGGCCCGCGAGTTCGCCGGACGTCATGCCGTGTTGCAGCGGCAGCGGGAAATAGCCCGTGAAGCTTTCACGCCCGGCGTCCAGTGACGGCCCGCCGAAGCGGTCGGCGCCAAGCGGATTGGGCCGGTCGAGCACGATCAGCGGAATATGCGCGGCGGCGGCCGCTTCGAGCGCGTAGCCCAGCGTCGTTTCGTACGTGAAGAAGCGCACCCCGGCGTCCTGCAGGTCGAACACGAGCGCGTCGAGCCCGTCGAGCGCACCGGGCGGGAAGCGTTTCGTTTGCCCATACAGGCTATGCACGACGAGGCCACTCGACGGATCGATGCTGTCGCGCACAGGCTCGTCTGCGTCGATGTCGAGTCCGTGTTCGGGTGAAAAAAGCCGGACCAGCGTGACACCCGGCGCGTGCAGCAGCACATCGACTGTTCGCTGGCCGTGCGCGTCGAAACCGGTGCGATTCGTGACCAGACCGATTCGCATGCCCGCGAGCATGCCGAACTGTTGTGCGGCAAGCACGTCGATGCCCGTGCGCACCGGACCTGTTGCAGCTGGCGGGCGCACAGCGTGTTCGAGCGCGTTGTGCGTATCCGGCAGCGCGAGTGCGATCTGCCGCGGCGACACCGGCCCAACGCTACTCGACAGCAACGCGAGCGTCTGCGCACGCAACGCTGCGGCATCGCCGCCATTTATCATATGAACGCGGTTCGTCAACACGATCAGAAAGCGCCGTGTCACGAAATCGATCCATAGCGCCGTTCCCGTGAACCCGGTATGACCGATGGCGCCAATAGGCTGCACACGATAACGATTGGCGGCCAGCGGCGCGTCGAGTTCCCAGCCGAGGCCACGCCACGGCGGCGTTGCGTCAGCCGTGAGCGGCACGGCCATCTTATCGATGCTTTCCTGACGGAGAATGCGAGCGTGGCGGGACATGTTGGGCGCCGCACTGTCGCCGTCCGTCAGCAGGAGCATGCGTGCGAAACGCGCCAGGTCGGCAGCCGTGGAAAAAAGTCCCGCGTTGCCCGCGACGCCCCCGAGCGCACTCGCGAGAGGATCGTGGACGCGGCCCTGGCGCATGCCTTGCGGATCGGAAGTCGTCGGCGCGGCGCGCGCGGAGTGCGCGGCATCGGGCGTGAAGCCGGTGTCCGTCATGCCAAGGGGCGCGAATATGAACTTGCGGCAATATGCGTCGAAGGGCATGCCCGACACGCGCGCGACGAGCACGCCGAGTACGACGAAGTTGACGTCGCTATAGAGGGTGCGCTCGTCCGGCGCGGCGACAGGCCGGATACTGGCGATGTCGCGCAGGAGTTCTGCCGGCATCACGCGATGCGATGTTTCTCCGAGGCCGGGCGGTTCGGCGGGCAAGCCTGACGTATGGGTCAGCAGTTGTTGCACCGTGATCTGCGCCTTGCCGTGCGCGCCGAATGCGGGCCAGTAACGTGCGACGGGCGCGGCAAGATCCAGTTCGCCGCGCTCGGCGAGTTGCATGACGGCAGTCGTCGTCGCGACGACTTTGGTCAGCGACGCGAGATCGAACACGGTGTCAGCCGTCATCGGCTCGATGCGCGGACGCAGCATGCGGTTGCCGTGCACCAGTTGCGACGATGCCCCGTCTGCCGTGCCAGCGAGGATAACGGCGCCTGGAATGCGGCCGTTGGCAATCTCACCCGATACGATCTGCAAAAGCACGGCGCGCGCCGGCTCATCGAACAGCGGCATATCGGCTCTTGCATGCGCGGCAGCCGTCAACGCGATGAACGCAAGCGCACCCAGCGGCCTCAGTGCGGCAATTGCGCGGGATCGTAACGATTGCGGGGATTCCATAACATCCACCCATCCGTATGCTCGGCATCGGCGGCATCGATCTGCGCGCGAATCTCGTCCGCATCGAAGTCGCGGCGATCGAATGCGTAGTCGCGAAAAGCCTGCAGCCACGGGCGAAACCTCACCCCCGGCAACCCGGTCCGGCGCTGCGCTTCAGCGAGTGAGCGGCGCACGATCTGTCCCGGATCGGTGGTCGGCTTCGTGCATCCCGGCAGCCCCCAGGTGAAGCCGGACGGATAGAGCATCGGCGAAATATAGTCGAGCGGCGCGCCGAGCGTTTCGAGTTGCTGGCCAATCGCAGTGTCGTCGAGGTTCCAGCATACGTAGCCGAAAATATCGGCGGACACGAAGACGTTGTAGGGCGCGAGACGGGCGCGAGCGGCCTGGAGAAAACCCGCGATCGCGGCAGTGCGGTTCGCTCGCGTGTTCGGCTCGCTGAAAGTCAGCCCCGCTGCGTCCGGGAAGCGCACATAGTCAAACTGGATTTCGTCGAAACCGAGGCGCGCCGCTTCTTCCGCGACGTCGAGGTTGTGCTTCCAGACTTCGCGGCGAAACGGATCGACCCATTGCAGCTTTTCCCGATCCCGCCAGATGTTGCCCTGCGCGTCCCGAACGGCCCATTCGGGATGGGCGGTGACGAGCGGGTCATCCTTGAAAACGACGATGCGCGCGATCAGGTACAGGCCTTCCTGATGCAGATTCTGCAGCAGCGCGGCCATGTCGTGGACGACGGGTGCGGGCGATGGCGCGTTCGCTGCCGCGCCGGCTATCTCGCGCGCTTCGCTCTCATATGAGGTCAGGCCGCGGTCGCCTTTTGCGTCGATCACCAGTGCATTGACGCCATTTGTTTCCTTGAGCGCCACGGCTGCGTTGCGCAGGCTCGCCGTCGCCACGCCGTAGATGGACAGATAGACGCCCCGTACGCGAAACGGCGTCAGCGCAACCACGATCGGCTGGTTGGAAGTCGCGGTCACGGACGCCGAGCGGTAGCCCGGCGCACGCGCTGCGACAACCCGGACATGGTCGGCGCTGACAAAGGCGCCGTTGGCGTCGGCATACTGGGGTTTGCCGTCGAGGGTCACGGTTGCGTGCGGTATCGGCCGATGCGTTGCTTCATCGACGATTACGCCCTGCACCTCGGACGCCGCGCGCGTCGACGAGATGCCGATGCAGACGAGTAGTGCGGCGCAGTACAGAACGATGCGCGCGCGCTTCATCGGCGAACCTCCGCTGCCTGATCGGCTGGCGTCTCGGGCTCGCCGAGCAGGCGGCCGAGTATGCGCGGCGTCACATCGTCGACCATCAGAAAACGGGGTAGCGCCATTAACGGCGAAGAGGGCCTCACACGCTGCGCATTCAGTGTAAAGGCCGCCACATAGCCCAGCTTGCTCGCGATGCGCACCAGATCGTCGTCGTACAGACCGAAAGGCCAGGCGACCATGTCGACCTGTCCGCCCAGTCTGGACTCGATCAGTTCGCGCGAATGTTGCAACTGCGTGCTGGCGAAACGCTCGAATTCGGCGGGCGCCTGGCGCCGCCGCTCAACGTGGAAGTTCGGATGCCACCAGGTGTGCGATTGAACGTCGAACAGTCCCGTGGCCCGCAAGGTCCGCAATTGTTCCCAGGTCAGCGCATACGATGCGTTCGAAATCGCAGACGGATAGACAAACAGGGTGACGGGCAACTGCTCGCGTTGCGCGATTGGCAGCAGCCTTTGATAGACCGATTCATGGCCATCATCGACGGTCAGCGCGACAGCCTTGCGCGGCAGCGTCGCAGCAGGATCGCGCAGCCAGGTCACGATCGCACGCAGGGGCACGATCTCGTACCCGTGCTGTTTCAGGAAGCGAAGCTGCGCTTCGAAGGTCGTGACGCGCACAGTCATCGAATCATCGGCCGTATCCGAGAAGCGGTGATAGACGAGAATCGCGACGGCCGACACGGCCTCATGCGTGCCTTGCTCTGCGAATGCCGTGGGCGAGGCCAGCAGCGAGACGGTCATCAACATGATCGCGACCAGCAGAAGGAGTGCCGCGCTGCGGTGCATCGCGTGCGGCGCATTGCGCGAACGCGTGAGAGTGCGTGCGTGACGAATGACGGGCGTGATGTGCGACACGACGATTCTCCGCGAAAAGCAGGCGCGATCGCGCTTCGTTCGCGCGACTGCAGTGGACTGTCTGCCCATTTAAGTCGTCTTCCGTGGCTGCTGACTTGATCTGTATCAACAGGGCCCGGACAGTGGCGGCGCGGGGATAAGACATCGGCGTGGATGGCACGCGATTGATCGACATCAAAACCTGTGCCGCGTTATCGAGCATGCTGAACATGTCGCGCTACTGCAAACGATATCCTGGTGAGCTTACCTGAAGGAGAGATGCAATGAGCAATCTGACGCGTTTTGACCCGTTCTCACTGGACCCTGTGGTTTCGGATCTGTTTCAGGGTTTTTTCCGGCCTATGCGATCGCTGGCGACGACGCAGGACGCTGAGCTTGCTTCGATGAAAATCGACGTGACGGAGAACGAGGGTGCCTATACGGTGAAAGCCGAACTGCCGGGCATCGACAAGAAGGATATCGACGTCCAGATTGACGGGCGCATCGTCTCGATCAACGCGAAGGTCGAACGGAACAAGGAAGAGAAGGAGGGCGAGCGCGTAATCCGTCGCGAGCGCTATTCGGGTGCGTTCAGCCGCTCGTTCTCGCTGGCGGGCGAAGTCGACGATACAAAAGCGACGGCTGAGTACAAGGATGGCGTGCTGTCGCTGAGCCTTCCGAAACGGGCGCCGAGTGATCAGAAGCGCATTGCGGTCAACTGATTCAGGGGCGTCATACGACTTGTATTCGTGGGGAAAACCAAGTGCCCTGCGGCACGGGACGGACGGGGATGCAACGCGGGCTTGAATGATAAGCCCGCTTTTTTTTGCATCGTTGTTTAGAGGGCAATGGCAACCCGAGGCCTCGGATCTGACTTCAGTCAAGCGCGTCGTGATGCAGTTTGCGGGACCAGAAGACGATGAGCACAACGGCGCCGACCATGCCGCCCAGATGCGCGAAATGTGCGACACCCGGCGCTGCCCGCGACACCCCCAGCAACAGTTCGATTGCTGCATAACCGGTGGCAAAGAGCCACGCGGGCATCGGAATGGGCGGGAACAGCAGCACGACCCGCCGCTGCGGAAAGATCAGGGCATACGCGACAAGCACACCAAACACCCCGGCAGACGCACCTATGGCCGGATATGCATCGCCTGCAAGCATCAGGCTGGTGAGTAGCTGCGCGACCCCGCCGCACACGACGCTTGCCGCATAGAGCATCAGAGTTCTGCGCGCGCCGAGCACACGTTCCACCTCGCTGCCGAACATGAACAGGCCGAGCATGTTGAACACGAGATGCGTGAGATTGGCATGCAACGCGCTGTATGTCAGAAGCTGCCAGAAGTGGAATACGGGAACGTCGCTGTTCGCCGTCTGCAGCGGCCACAGCGCATAGCGGTCGATCGGCGAATCCGGGCTGGCCGCCTCGATCGCGAATGCGAACACGTTGAGTGCAATCAGGAAGAGTGTCATGGTTGAGTGGCCTTGCGGAGCACAGGTGTACGGCTAACACCTCACTCAGGTTAAGCCCACGAAGTTGCGCTGGATTGATCTGCATCAGCCCGCTTGCCCGGTTGCGGGTCGAAGCTTTCTTCTGGTGGCGCGAGCTACGCTTCGTTTCGAGGAGATGCGCGATGAAATCAGACCGGCAGTTGAAGAAAGAAGTC
Protein-coding regions in this window:
- the adhP gene encoding alcohol dehydrogenase AdhP translates to MTRYMKAAVVHQFGAPLSIEEVPVPEVGPGQILVNIKASGVCHTDLHAADGDWPVKPSLPFIPGHEGVGYVAEVGSGVRNVKEGDRVGVPWLYTACGYCEHCLSGWETLCHDQQNTGYSVNGGYAEYVLADPNYVGHLPDNIAFDEIAPILCAGVTVYKGIRVTDTRPGQWLSISGIGGLGHVAVQYAIAMGLHVVAVDISDEKLALARKLGAKLTINANTTDPAATIQKEIGGAHGVLVTAVSRSAFAQALGMVRRGGTVALNGLPPGDFPLPIFSTVLNGITVRGSIVGTRRDLQESLDFAAQGSVRAHIQRDRLENINNVLGQLREGTVDGRVVLALD
- a CDS encoding potassium channel family protein: MVSGLDFFTIGGADSHDGARAVHAWRVIRWLLCGWSLLAIPAFYGELTATSPGALAIARSLYLCMFAGFAICLLWMFHASRKPKAWLAHNRLDVTIMIGAAFSAGWGAPPWQTVEWVLRLLFASLVAIRIVLSLKGYFAPNRLIGLLIAGAAVLAMAGAGFLWLEPRVHNYAEGLWLAFESSATVGYGDIAPTTPASRVFAVFVVLLGYGMLSLVFASIAATLIGKEERALRHEMHRDIKHLNAEIDQLRAELRALRESLVPSGDAITEAEARHPALRDKH
- a CDS encoding putative glycoside hydrolase; the encoded protein is MKRARIVLYCAALLVCIGISSTRAASEVQGVIVDEATHRPIPHATVTLDGKPQYADANGAFVSADHVRVVAARAPGYRSASVTATSNQPIVVALTPFRVRGVYLSIYGVATASLRNAAVALKETNGVNALVIDAKGDRGLTSYESEAREIAGAAANAPSPAPVVHDMAALLQNLHQEGLYLIARIVVFKDDPLVTAHPEWAVRDAQGNIWRDREKLQWVDPFRREVWKHNLDVAEEAARLGFDEIQFDYVRFPDAAGLTFSEPNTRANRTAAIAGFLQAARARLAPYNVFVSADIFGYVCWNLDDTAIGQQLETLGAPLDYISPMLYPSGFTWGLPGCTKPTTDPGQIVRRSLAEAQRRTGLPGVRFRPWLQAFRDYAFDRRDFDADEIRAQIDAADAEHTDGWMLWNPRNRYDPAQLPH
- a CDS encoding flavodoxin, with the translated sequence MSEPRSTILVVYYSRTGTTRRIAEMLAAELGADIEPICEQGANVSRAGSRGYLRSLIDALCRRRVRITPAMHDPSCYEMVVVGSPVWASHASAPALAWLAEHGEQIRHVALFCCLGGRGAGPALQQLAGAARKTPVATCAITTHDLHERLDGDLRQSFARKIRHKLATRLETEWGV
- a CDS encoding universal stress protein — its product is MASETESVAFKRVLIAAEGGAGLVPLTRFALRFAAQAALVRLVDVICNPAALVPTLLLSYPDWSEAHRAMLHAAKTRLAQAAHEATEFVARPETDLIDLTELHRQAADALGDAARKWHTDLIAVASHPRSHRWACRLDPEELVAVSHCPVLHVPTACLAGADAAVARVLVAVDGSDASMLALRLASRIVPTGATFRVIYVTDGRAHLRDLLPRGFFRHDGTRVLAAAEAVMKSASLPVEATVAETDLEYDDVASVILREARQWRADLVVMSSSSRPMLRHPLPGHVVAHTLRDAECPVLICPLLTEQALRADTRSDGGQPAESEGAVSPPPMFL
- a CDS encoding beta-ketoacyl-ACP reductase, producing MEKGRVAFVTGGMGGLGAAISRALHDAGITVAMSYSTRNDHVATWLMKERDQGRHFHAYEADVSDFDSCERCAKRVLDELKKVDILINNAGITRDMTFARMTKADWDAVLRTDLDGLFNMSKQFLPGMIERGYGRIINVSSVNGSRGAFGQVNYSAAKSGVHGFTKSLALEVAKRGITVNTVSPGYLATAMVQAVPHDIMESKILPQIPVGRLGRPEEIAALVAFLCSDEAAFMTGANLAINGGMHME
- a CDS encoding serine hydrolase produces the protein MESPQSLRSRAIAALRPLGALAFIALTAAAHARADMPLFDEPARAVLLQIVSGEIANGRIPGAVILAGTADGASSQLVHGNRMLRPRIEPMTADTVFDLASLTKVVATTTAVMQLAERGELDLAAPVARYWPAFGAHGKAQITVQQLLTHTSGLPAEPPGLGETSHRVMPAELLRDIASIRPVAAPDERTLYSDVNFVVLGVLVARVSGMPFDAYCRKFIFAPLGMTDTGFTPDAAHSARAAPTTSDPQGMRQGRVHDPLASALGGVAGNAGLFSTAADLARFARMLLLTDGDSAAPNMSRHARILRQESIDKMAVPLTADATPPWRGLGWELDAPLAANRYRVQPIGAIGHTGFTGTALWIDFVTRRFLIVLTNRVHMINGGDAAALRAQTLALLSSSVGPVSPRQIALALPDTHNALEHAVRPPAATGPVRTGIDVLAAQQFGMLAGMRIGLVTNRTGFDAHGQRTVDVLLHAPGVTLVRLFSPEHGLDIDADEPVRDSIDPSSGLVVHSLYGQTKRFPPGALDGLDALVFDLQDAGVRFFTYETTLGYALEAAAAAHIPLIVLDRPNPLGADRFGGPSLDAGRESFTGYFPLPLQHGMTSGELAGLFNDARHIGADLRVVPMEGYLRSMRFADTGLGWLPISPNLRTLSALDLYPDVALLEGANVSVGRGTPHPFEWVGAPWIDGARLAAALNGSRDDARFEPVDFVPTESTYRGQPCHGIRITRTLSGRMPGSLGVAIVATLHTLYPQAFDIAATRDAIGSDAMWQAIGRGDGPAVLQELMTREADAFRPVRQRYLRYSQ
- a CDS encoding universal stress protein, with the protein product MYKRIMVALDGSKSGERVLEEAVKMASLTQGTILAVYVVDKTPLFGYAGYYDPIALVDALRKDGRETLQNAEAACKAAGVACEPELIETERLSEDVAETLRHYAARTRVELAVLGTHGRRGVRRVVLGSVAERFVRFAECPVLLVRGAEPEHEVGTDA